A part of Syntrophales bacterium genomic DNA contains:
- the rfbB gene encoding dTDP-glucose 4,6-dehydratase, with amino-acid sequence MRIRNLLVTGGCGFIGSNFIRYLLENASFEGRIINVDKLTYAGNPENLSDIEKKFPEQYTFIRADICDESKMREVFIKNNIDAVCHFAAESHVDRSIRNPGGFIQSNIVGTYNLLELSRQRGDSFKLFHHVSTDEVYGSLGPQGRFTEDSPYRPNSPYAASKAAADHLVRAYHRTFGLPVTISNCSNNYGPYQFPEKLIPLMILNALENKPLPIYGDGKNVRDWLYVTDHCEAIWLIMLRGKRGETYNIGGNAEMENITIVETICDLIDEYVPPVSGLHRKSLITFVKDRPGHDRRYAIDFSKLHNELGWSPRESFATGIRKTVNWYLQNIEWANRVRSGEYQRWIEEHYGVKMQK; translated from the coding sequence ATGAGGATAAGAAATCTTCTAGTTACTGGAGGTTGTGGATTCATAGGAAGTAATTTCATACGATATCTTCTAGAAAACGCCTCTTTCGAAGGACGTATTATAAATGTGGATAAACTTACATACGCCGGGAATCCCGAGAATCTCTCTGACATTGAGAAAAAATTCCCGGAACAGTACACCTTCATAAGGGCAGACATATGTGACGAAAGTAAGATGCGGGAGGTTTTTATAAAAAACAACATCGACGCTGTGTGTCACTTTGCTGCGGAATCCCATGTTGATCGTTCTATAAGAAATCCCGGTGGGTTCATTCAAAGCAATATCGTGGGAACATACAACCTGTTGGAACTTTCCCGTCAGAGAGGAGATAGTTTTAAACTATTTCATCATGTCAGTACTGACGAGGTTTACGGCAGTCTCGGTCCTCAGGGCCGTTTTACAGAGGATTCACCTTATCGCCCCAACAGTCCCTATGCTGCATCAAAGGCAGCAGCAGATCATCTAGTTCGAGCTTACCACCGTACATTTGGTTTACCTGTGACAATTTCCAACTGCTCTAACAATTATGGTCCCTATCAATTTCCAGAGAAACTTATACCCCTCATGATCCTGAACGCTCTAGAGAATAAACCTCTACCCATTTATGGGGACGGGAAGAACGTAAGGGACTGGCTTTACGTCACTGACCACTGTGAGGCCATATGGCTCATCATGTTGAGAGGCAAACGGGGAGAGACCTACAACATAGGTGGCAATGCAGAGATGGAAAATATCACCATTGTAGAAACGATATGCGATCTGATAGATGAATACGTACCACCCGTCAGTGGCCTTCATAGAAAGTCTCTTATCACATTTGTTAAAGACCGTCCCGGTCACGATCGACGATATGCCATAGATTTCAGCAAGCTTCACAATGAACTAGGATGGAGTCCCCGGGAATCATTCGCTACAGGTATTAGGAAAACTGTGAACTGGTATCTGCAAAACATAGAATGGGCAAATCGTGTGAGAAGCGGTGAGTACCAACGTTGGATTGAAGAGCATTACGGTGTTAAGATGCAAAAATAA
- a CDS encoding SufD family Fe-S cluster assembly protein: MLNAIDEHLLKTVAELEGLPKGAYNIRKDGKLLSRQVTANIDIESIEDGQGIIVRIKPRTINESVHIPVIVSAAGLYDIVRNVFLIGEESDVTIIAGCGIHCASVEPEGHEGLHEFHVERGARVKYIERHYATGPGRGRRILNPKTKVLLEEGASAEMELVQLGGVDEAQRENEATVKTNGVLLITERVLTDANQKAVSKNTIYLKGNNSRANLISRSVIKGDSVQHFYATMESTAPSFGHIECDAILMDNGKNETIPALRALHPEAELTHEASIGKIADDQLIKLMSLGLTYEEAVNRIIQSFLK, from the coding sequence ATGTTAAATGCTATCGATGAACACCTTCTCAAAACAGTTGCGGAGTTAGAAGGACTGCCCAAAGGGGCATATAACATTAGAAAAGACGGCAAATTACTCTCCAGGCAAGTTACTGCAAACATCGATATTGAAAGCATAGAAGATGGTCAGGGTATAATCGTTCGCATCAAACCCCGCACCATAAACGAGTCCGTTCACATCCCCGTCATCGTAAGTGCCGCTGGTCTTTACGATATTGTGCGCAACGTATTCCTCATAGGAGAAGAGTCAGATGTAACCATCATTGCCGGATGCGGCATTCACTGCGCAAGTGTGGAACCGGAAGGTCATGAAGGGCTCCATGAATTCCATGTAGAAAGAGGAGCTCGCGTAAAGTACATCGAGCGTCACTACGCAACAGGACCGGGGAGGGGAAGACGTATCCTAAACCCAAAAACAAAAGTTCTCCTCGAAGAAGGTGCATCAGCAGAAATGGAATTAGTCCAATTAGGAGGCGTGGACGAAGCTCAAAGAGAAAATGAGGCAACAGTTAAAACAAACGGGGTACTCCTTATAACAGAACGGGTATTGACGGATGCCAATCAAAAAGCAGTTTCAAAAAACACCATCTACCTTAAAGGAAATAACAGCAGGGCCAATCTCATATCACGCTCGGTTATAAAAGGGGACTCGGTTCAACATTTCTACGCAACCATGGAGTCTACTGCACCATCTTTTGGTCACATAGAATGTGATGCAATTCTCATGGACAATGGGAAAAACGAAACGATACCAGCATTGCGGGCCCTTCACCCGGAAGCGGAGCTGACTCATGAAGCATCCATAGGAAAAATAGCGGACGATCAGCTCATAAAACTCATGAGTCTTGGTCTCACATACGAGGAGGCCGTGAACCGCATTATTCAGAGTTTTTTAAAATAA
- a CDS encoding MBL fold metallo-hydrolase, which produces MIRESKGEIVPGLYAIGIPDLPAYLIVGKEPTLFDGGITFMGPTYINDLRKLLGDERRLLYNILTHSHFDHAGTTPFLKRKIPRMKVAAHSLVASTLRKKSAVDLIRSLSSEFEVKYRDFIGDENVSFSEVDVDITLEDGMTIYLGGGVEILVIATPGHTRDSMSYYILPFKALVTGEAIGVFDKNYSIQPEFLTSYKNYLASLERLAQLDLEIIMMSHYFVLTGEDAREYIPRSIEATKRFRDRIERALKANGGNQEAVVRKIYEEDFIGTGAVMQEERPYLLNLQAKVRCIAEGL; this is translated from the coding sequence ATGATACGGGAAAGCAAAGGCGAAATAGTCCCAGGTTTGTATGCTATAGGAATTCCAGATCTACCAGCTTATCTTATCGTTGGCAAAGAACCGACTCTGTTTGATGGTGGTATTACTTTTATGGGTCCCACGTACATCAATGATTTGAGAAAACTCCTTGGTGATGAAAGGCGATTGTTGTACAACATACTCACACATTCCCATTTTGATCATGCAGGTACAACTCCTTTTCTCAAAAGAAAGATTCCCCGTATGAAAGTAGCGGCCCATTCGCTTGTGGCAAGCACATTGAGAAAGAAGAGTGCTGTTGATCTGATAAGGTCGCTTTCGTCTGAGTTTGAAGTGAAATACAGGGATTTTATCGGTGATGAAAATGTATCTTTTTCTGAGGTGGATGTAGATATCACTTTGGAAGATGGTATGACCATTTACTTAGGTGGTGGTGTGGAGATTTTGGTAATTGCCACGCCGGGACACACGAGAGATTCAATGTCTTATTACATTTTGCCATTTAAGGCCTTGGTCACTGGTGAGGCAATTGGTGTTTTTGATAAAAACTATTCGATTCAACCTGAATTCTTGACAAGCTATAAGAACTATCTTGCTTCCTTGGAAAGGCTTGCCCAGTTGGATCTAGAAATAATTATGATGAGCCATTATTTTGTTCTTACTGGGGAAGATGCTCGTGAATACATACCCCGATCTATAGAAGCCACAAAGCGTTTTCGTGATAGAATTGAGAGGGCACTTAAGGCTAATGGGGGAAACCAGGAGGCAGTGGTGAGAAAGATATACGAGGAAGATTTCATAGGAACGGGTGCAGTGATGCAGGAAGAAAGACCTTATCTTTTGAATTTGCAGGCGAAAGTAAGGTGTATAGCTGAGGGGCTGTGA